A stretch of the Longimicrobium sp. genome encodes the following:
- a CDS encoding arginase family protein — MAIDLIQVPYDSAVRGARMGRGPLWLAENGATERLRAVDGDVRETVVEARPDFRAEVATAFELARSVALTVRTARGRGSFPLVLSGNCFAALGILAGLGTGDTGVVWLDAHGDLNTPETTASGFLDGMALATVIGRCWRTLAASVADFVPVPEERVALVGARDLDEGETRLLEHSRILLVRADEVRERGPEGALARLEALARRVSRVYLHLDLDVLDPAAGRANAFAVAGGLSADGVREAVSTIAERVPIAAAAVTAYDPDHDADGRMLETALGLMELLAEVGERPAALGSM, encoded by the coding sequence ATGGCGATCGACCTGATCCAGGTGCCGTACGACTCGGCGGTGCGCGGGGCGCGGATGGGGCGCGGGCCGCTCTGGCTGGCGGAGAACGGGGCGACGGAGCGCCTGCGCGCCGTCGACGGCGACGTGCGCGAGACGGTGGTGGAGGCGCGCCCCGACTTCCGCGCGGAGGTGGCCACGGCGTTCGAGCTGGCGCGCTCGGTCGCCCTGACCGTGCGGACGGCGCGCGGGCGGGGGAGCTTCCCGCTGGTGCTCTCGGGGAACTGCTTCGCCGCGCTGGGCATCCTGGCGGGGCTGGGGACGGGGGACACGGGCGTGGTCTGGCTCGACGCGCACGGCGACCTCAACACCCCCGAGACCACCGCCAGCGGCTTCCTGGACGGGATGGCGCTGGCCACGGTGATCGGCCGGTGCTGGAGGACGCTCGCCGCCTCGGTGGCGGACTTCGTCCCGGTGCCGGAGGAGCGGGTGGCGCTGGTGGGCGCGCGCGATCTGGACGAGGGCGAGACGCGGCTGCTGGAGCACTCGCGCATCCTGCTGGTGCGCGCCGACGAGGTGCGCGAGCGCGGGCCCGAGGGCGCCCTGGCGCGGCTGGAGGCGCTGGCGCGGCGCGTCTCGCGCGTCTACCTGCACCTGGACCTGGACGTGCTCGACCCCGCCGCGGGGCGCGCCAACGCCTTCGCCGTGGCCGGCGGCCTGTCGGCGGACGGGGTGCGCGAGGCCGTGAGCACGATCGCCGAACGGGTGCCGATCGCGGCGGCGGCCGTCACGGCGTACGACCCCGACCACGACGCGGACGGCCGGATGCTGGAGACCGCGCTGGGGCTGATGGAGCTGCTGGCCGAGGTCGGCGAGCGGCCGGCGGCGCTGGGGAGCATGTAG
- a CDS encoding lytic transglycosylase domain-containing protein, whose product MHAARRRPPPPWERGTHAPVHPVGRAQRRFPEHAGTSAHPRYRRAYDGAGDHRVSEGVRLRRRGSSPLDRIRRNPVRHGLIGLSIAGAAAPLAVARYHSMRVDPSHEQQLHFVPQVLPMSDQAVGNAWRQATTEIAEEKTSARDTVIQEKMERYKDLGLDRELAETIYDLALQEDIDPDVAFGMVRTESEFKTSATSHVGAIGLTQLMPSTARWLKKDVTVQDLRDPKTNLTIGFKYLRELIDKYDGDERLALLAYNRGPGTVDRVLKRGGDPDNGYAEAVITGEGVHR is encoded by the coding sequence ATGCACGCAGCCAGGAGACGCCCCCCGCCCCCGTGGGAACGCGGCACGCACGCCCCCGTCCACCCCGTGGGCCGCGCGCAGCGCCGCTTCCCCGAGCACGCCGGCACCTCCGCGCACCCGCGTTACCGCCGCGCCTACGACGGCGCCGGCGACCACCGGGTGAGCGAAGGCGTCCGCCTGCGCCGGCGCGGGTCCTCTCCGCTGGACCGCATCCGGCGCAACCCGGTGCGGCACGGGCTGATCGGCCTCTCCATCGCCGGGGCGGCGGCGCCGCTGGCGGTGGCGCGCTACCACTCGATGCGCGTGGACCCCTCGCACGAGCAGCAGCTCCACTTCGTGCCGCAGGTGCTCCCCATGAGCGACCAGGCGGTGGGCAACGCCTGGCGCCAGGCCACCACCGAGATCGCCGAGGAGAAGACCTCGGCGCGCGACACGGTGATCCAGGAGAAGATGGAGCGCTACAAGGACCTGGGCCTCGACCGCGAGCTGGCCGAGACCATCTACGACCTGGCGCTGCAGGAAGACATCGACCCCGACGTGGCCTTCGGGATGGTGCGCACCGAGAGCGAGTTCAAGACCAGCGCCACCAGCCACGTGGGCGCCATCGGCCTCACGCAGCTCATGCCGTCCACCGCGCGCTGGCTGAAGAAGGACGTCACCGTGCAGGACCTGCGCGACCCGAAGACGAACCTGACCATCGGGTTCAAGTACCTGCGCGAGCTGATCGACAAGTACGACGGCGACGAGCGGCTGGCGCTGCTGGCGTACAACCGCGGCCCGGGGACGGTGGACCGCGTGCTCAAGCGCGGCGGCGACCCCGACAACGGCTACGCCGAGGCGGTGATCACCGGCGAGGGCGTGCACCGGTAG